The genomic interval gtggtggcgaagtcgatagggagttggcatggcaactggaaggtcacccggcaagaccaagtgctaccgaggtgtccctgagcaaggcactgctccccgggcgccgggtgggtcaaatgcagagaaacaatttccccacggggattaataaagtatatcaaatcaaaatcaaatcaaatgtccGAAAATAGTAGAAAGTTCCAGATGAAGTCTCTAAATGTCTTGTTGGTACGAAACAAAAACATGTGTACTTGTCTGAACAGAGAAAAGCAGGACACGTCCCCATTCTTAGGGGCGTTTTTCACGTATATCACGTGATATCTTTTATCATAATGGTTGATGTCTGACAGATCGCTGATTAATCGGTGGAGCTCTGAACTCCTGAAGTCTCCACAGTGAGATCTGTTTcgctcacctgtgtgtctgtcCTCTCGCAGGGAGCTGATTGGCCAGGCGACTCGCGAGCATCAGAGAAGGGTGAGAGAGGAAGCGCTGCCGCCACGCAGAAACACTTCTCTATCTGCGCTGGCATCTAATCTCACCGGAAGTGAGGATGTTGCGCAAGAGTTTTTATATTTACAGGCAGGGTTATTGcactttatttaaatgtgtataGCATGGTCTTAATGTTTGCTATTTGTATTTGAAGGCATTGTTTGTTTACTGATCTCGTGATTTAGGGCTTTAAATAAGCCCAATAGGGTTTTTGCATCTTCCTGCACAGCACTGCTAATCATTTATctgttttgtattattaaatAGTGCAAAACCATTAAAACCATTAAAACTATTACTATATTTTAAATAGTGCAAAAACATTGAAACCATTGAAACAACAATGATGTTTACACTCTTTGTTGGTTTGGTGCACCAGGGAGGAATGACGAGATGAAGCCAGTGTGTCGGATCAGGACTTTCTCTGTCACCTGAcgctctcctccacctctccttTCCTCCACCTCTCCTTTCCTCCACCtcacctctcctccacctcgcctctcctccacctcacctctcctccacccctcctcacctctcctccacctcacctctcctccacctctcctttcctcacctctcctccacctctcctctcctccacctctccttTCCCTCCACCCCTCCTTTCCTCCACCTCTcctttcctccccctctcctttCCTCCACCCCTCCTTTCCTCCACCTCTCCTTTCCTCCACCTCTCCTTTCCtcacctctcctccacctctccttTCCTCCACCCCTCCTCcatccctcctccacccctcctCCATCCCTCCTCCACCCTCTCCtcacctctcctccacctctcctccacctctcctcacctctcctccacctctcctccacctctcctccacccctcctcacctcacctctcctccacctctcctccacctctcctcacctctcctccacctctcctcacctctcctccacctctcctcACCTCACCTCTCATCTCCTCACCCCTCCtcacctctcctccacctctcctccacctcacctctcctctcctccacctctcctcCACCATGCCCGACCTGGCTCACACCGGCCACTCCCAGCTCCTCGCCCTGTGGCTCTCCTGCGCCGGATGCACGCTCACCGCCGTTTCCCTTGGAGTCATCCAGTGGCGGGTCTGGCTGGTGTCAGACCGGGAGCTCATCAGCTCTGGGGTCGCGTGGGTGGGCGTCTTCCGGGCGTGTTTCAACAGCCACACCCTGGTGACGCCTGGATACAGAGTGATGCACTGCAGGTTCATCAGCCTGATGGAGGACTTCACGCCTCCAGAGATAGTGGCAGGGCAAGTCCTCATGCTGCTGTCTCTGCTGGTGGGGCTCTGTGGGAACGCTGGGGGAGTCTACACCTTGAGGAACGTGTATTTTGGGATGGGGAAGAACTCGCCTATCCGCTTGACCTTCCTCACAAGTGGCGCTCTGTGCCTGATGGCCGCCATcatgtccctcactcctctgcTGTGGAACCTGAACGCCGTGGTGACCAATCAGACTATACCGTTCCCCCCAGAGTTCAAACTACCCCCGACTCCTGACTCTCAACATGTCGGGAGGGGCATCTGGGTGGGACTGGTTGGGACGAGCTTTATGATTGTCTCCGGGATTCTTTTCTGCACCTACAGGTTGCCTGTGAGGTCAGCAAACCGTGCAGAAACAGTGACTGGCAGCAGGGGGGCTGCCGGAGGGAAAGATAACCCGGCGTTTGAGTTTCACGAACCCTGACGCATGTAGCCTATGAACGCACAGAGGAATTGGCAACCTCATAGTACAGAGAGTTTTGTTTACAAATTGAGATTTGATGGACGTAAAACAAGAAAAGGTACTCATACCACCTCTCCTAGAGAATAGGAACAGCTGCAAGGAGACATCTGTGTGGTTGTTTTAGGGTCAGCAGACCAAAGACTAGCGGAGTGGCTTTTGATAAATGGTATTTCTGAATAAATGTACTTGCTCAAAGCTGTTAATTTAAAGGAAGCCATTATGAGTATATCCATAGAAATTGTACAGTATATATTGATATACTGTACCACAATCTAAGCTGCTTCTAAACATTGTTTTATTCACTGCTAAGGACAGGTTGCACCGTCAATTAATGCAAACATGTTTTACTGCTGTTCatctcaggggtgtcaaacctaaggcccgggggccaaatccggcccgcgactacattttatgtggcccgcaagagcttgcaaagaatataatacgtttattatacggttacatgctacctatatatgttcattttaattaatttctcATTTTATAGTTATTTATCATTTTAGATTTATCCTTAattgtattaatctgtgtgaatctgtgctgtgcagtttttcaatcttaccctgttgctgttaaaccactgaatttccccacggggattaataaaggtccatcttattttac from Pseudochaenichthys georgianus unplaced genomic scaffold, fPseGeo1.2 scaffold_1300_arrow_ctg1, whole genome shotgun sequence carries:
- the LOC117440889 gene encoding claudin-34, with translation MPDLAHTGHSQLLALWLSCAGCTLTAVSLGVIQWRVWLVSDRELISSGVAWVGVFRACFNSHTLVTPGYRVMHCRFISLMEDFTPPEIVAGQVLMLLSLLVGLCGNAGGVYTLRNVYFGMGKNSPIRLTFLTSGALCLMAAIMSLTPLLWNLNAVVTNQTIPFPPEFKLPPTPDSQHVGRGIWVGLVGTSFMIVSGILFCTYRLPVRSANRAETVTGSRGAAGGKDNPAFEFHEP